A section of the Humulus lupulus chromosome 2, drHumLupu1.1, whole genome shotgun sequence genome encodes:
- the LOC133819607 gene encoding YTH domain-containing protein ECT4 — translation MYNVSRNGNDEHYMIQGMDPNMRLTSPFEQVEAMYNEGAPEFVVDQGLLYPAATSYGYYCTGFESPGEWEDHRRIFGVDGPDIQYTGAQNESLPYVYYTPTYGYAQSPYNPYNPYIPGAVMGVDGSFVGAQQYYSVSPYQSAASSPAYFPVVLQPDMIPSNTPESLIDTGASVRPDVRGAKHNFNSTSGAFSNSTKSTSNMKNSLTIISEGPKSSVGPSKQATSKGVSIGSYPSTASSHVLQGRNSSSSTQSVDHLPNGKIISHHNHLKVSVPGNNSLSDFGTVNHGRATVAKLRPKVNGGRPMNDINNGLDSLGEQNRGPRISRSKNELAVKAYTTRAGGTNAQGNIIIYTDQYNTDDFPVDYTDAKFFVIKSYSEDDVHKSIKYNVWSSTPHGNKKLSIAYEEAQRIAAGKPKGCPIFLFFSVNVSGQFCGVAEMIGPVDFNKDMDFWQQDKWSGSFPVKWHIIKDVPNTSLRHIIVENNENKPVTNSRDTQEIMYKKGLEMLRLFKNHTMKTSLLDDFMYYESRQKLIQEEKARLLVRSFESPFFVPALGPPRKLNCVVELPPSKIDNANNRSDDPNDLKKTNISSSEANVTCTILQNEKKSEKISVDATKNSVSTLKIGSKSEKISVDAKKNSVSTLKIGSLSINPKPAADSITSVSTSTVSNTEAFDVTVGSVPLKFNGIAESYGILTVGTIPLNPKALLIEKGGLVGRKGSQQK, via the exons ATGTACAATGTTTCAAGGAATGGAAATGATGAGCATTATATG ATTCAAGGTATGGATCCGAACATGCGTTTGACAAGTCCGTTTGAACAAGTTGAAGCCATGTACAATGAAGGAGCCCCTGAGTTTGTTGTTGATCAGGGTTTATTATATCCTGCTGCCACCAGTTATGGGTATTACTGTACAG GATTTGAATCACCCGGAGAATGGGAGGACCACCGAAGAATTTTTGGTGTTGATGGTCCCGATATCCAGTATACG GGTGCACAAAATGAAAGTTTGCCTTATGTATATTATACACCTACCTATGGATATGCACAGTCTCCATACAACCCATACAATCCTTACATACCTGGTGCTGTGATGGGAGTTGATGGCTCTTTCGTAGGGGCACAACAATATTATTCCGTTTCCCCATATCAGAGTGCTGCTTCTTCCCCTGCTTATTTCCCAGTTGTTCTTCAACCGGATATGATTCCAAGTAACACTCCTGAGTCTCTGATTGATACTGGAGCCTCAGTTAGGCCTGATGTGAGGGGGGCGAAACATAACTTCAATTCAACTTCCGGAGCCTTTTCTAACTCTACTAAATCTACTTCAAATATGAAGAATTCATTGACAATTATTTCAGAAGGACCAAAATCTAGCGTTGGACCAAGCAAGCAAGCGACAAGTAAGGGTGTTTCTATTGGTAGCTATCCATCTACGGCTTCATCACATGTTCTTCAG GGTAGAAATTCATCCAGTTCAACTCAATCAGTAGACCATCTACCAAATGGAAAAATCATCTCTCATCATAATCATTTGAAAGTATCCGTCCCTGGTAATAATAGTTTATCGGACTTTGGAACAGTCAATCACGGGAGAGCAACAGTAGCTAAGCTTCGACCAAAAGTAAATGGTGGAAGACCTATGAACGATATTAATAACGGTTTAGATTCCTTGGGTGAGCAGAATCGTGGCCCCAGAATCAGCAGATCAAAAAATGAGTTGGCTGTTAAAGCCTACACAACCAGGGCAGGTGGTACTAATGCCCAAGGAAACATTATTATCTATACTGACCAGTACAACACTGATGATTTCCCAGTTGACTATACAGATGCAAAGTTTTTTGTAATAAAGTCATACAGTGAGGATGATGTGCATAAGAGTATCAAATATAATGTATGGTCTTCCACACCCCATGGCAACAAGAAACTAAGTATTGCTTATGAAGAAGCTCAGAGAATAGCTGCAGGGAAACCTAAAGGCTGTCCaatctttcttttcttctca GTTAATGTGAGTGGTCAATTCTGTGGTGTTGCAGAGATGATTGGGCCTGTCGACTTCAACAAAGATATGGATTTCTGGCAGCAAGATAAATGGAGTGGGAGCTTCCCTGTTAAATGGCATATTATTAAAGATGTCCCAAACACCAGTTTAAGGCATATCATAGTGGAGAACAACGAGAACAAACCAGTGACAAATAGCAGGGATACACAGGAG ATCATGTATAAGAAAGGCCTTGAGATGCTGAGACTATTTAAAAATCACACAATGAAGACTTCTTTACTGGATGACTTCATGTACTATGAAAGCCGTCAGAAACTTATTCAGGAAGAGAAAGCCAGGTTACTTGTTAGAAGTTTTGAAAGTCCGTTTTTTGTACCAGCATTGGGTCCACCCCGCAAGCTGAACTGTGTTGTTGAGCTTCCTCCGAGTAAGATTGACAATGCTAATAACCGAAGTGATGATCCAAATGACTTGAAAAAGACAAATATTTCTTCCTCTGAAGCAAATGTCACTTGCACAATCCTACAAAATGAGAAGAAGTCTGAGAAAATCAGTGTTGATGCGACGAAAAACAGTGTATCTACCTTAAAAATTGGTTCGAAGTCTGAGAAAATCAGTGTTGATGCGAAGAAAAACAGTGTATCTACCTTAAAAATTGGTTCGCTCAGTATCAACCCGAAGCCTGCTGCTGATTCTATAACTTCAGTTAGCACCAGCACTGTTTCTAATACCGAAGCTTTTGATGTCACAGTAGGTTCAGTGCCTCTGAAGTTTAATGGAATAGCTGAATCTTATGGCATTTTAACTGTCGGGACGATTCCGCTGAATCCTAAGGCATTATTGATTGAGAAAGGAGGCTTAGTTGGGAGAAAGGGGTCTCAACAGAAATGA